A region from the Brassica napus cultivar Da-Ae chromosome C8, Da-Ae, whole genome shotgun sequence genome encodes:
- the LOC106415854 gene encoding golgin candidate 3, whose amino-acid sequence MWSSIENLKENLNKIALDVHDDDEDEEDLHSYGSSNGFGDVSDSNRRNSNGFRSSRSVSRYPISNGIESPAHHEIERYKAEIKKLQESEADIKALSVNYAALLREKEDQISRLNQENGSLKQNLKEARTDVNNAAKGNSVQSPSRLQKSLSNLKTRSHMSNGKGKDIDSQINEKDLADMLEDRTKSLAAVQAKELAKEREKLRDLQLSLQEERKRSESFKEELESLRLDKNKTSLETSKVRTELDAKLLEIKQLQMKLNGHESHDVGTARERLKEANKALEKENNELKLKRSELEAALEESRRPTSSRVFPDATESLNRHPINLEKEKQESFPRKEELEKSLKRLETDLKETKRERDKARQELNRLKQHLLEKETEESEKMDEDSQLIEELRQTNEYQRSQISQLERTLKQAMANQEDNRLSNDNQNRKLKETIDDLNLKLTNCLRTIESKNVELLNLQTALGQYYAEIEAKEHFERELMVAKDEMMKLNARLRDADERLESSNKEKEDLTAKLVQAEKVAADWKNRVSKVEEDNAKVRRVLEQSMTRLNRMSVESDNLVDRRIVIKLLVTYFQKNHSKEVLDLMVRMLGFSEEDKERIGVAQQGGGGKGVVRGVLGLPGRFVGGILGGKSAGSHANAAASDNQSFADLWVDFLLKDAEERERREAEEAAAATKAKQDSEKTRQDASLSSESEFSTVPLRSPESNQRLSRLLP is encoded by the exons ATGTGGAGTTCGATTGAGAATCTGAAGGAGAACTTGAACAAGATCGCGCTCGATGTGCATGACGACGACGAAGACGAAGAGGATCTCCACAGTTACGGTTCATCCAATGGCTTCGGCGATGTATCGGATTCCAATCGGAGGAATTCAAATGGTTTTAGGTCTTCCAGGTCCGTTTCGAGGTATCCGATCTCCAACGGAATCGAATCGCCTGCTCATCATGAG atTGAGAGGTATAAGGCAGAGATTAAGAAGCTTCAGGAGTCTGAAGCAGATATCAAAGCTTTATCAGTGAATTATGCAGCTCTATTAAGAGAGAAAGAG GATCAGATTTCCAGATTGAACCAGGAGAATGGCTCTTTGAAACAAAATCTGAAAGAGGCTCGAACTGACGTCAATAATGCTGCCAAG GGAAACAGCGTTCAGTCACCCAGCCGGTTACAAAAATCTTTGTCTAATTTAAAGACTCGAAGCCATATGTCCAATGGAAAAGGGAAGGATATCGATTCACAGATAAATGAAAAG GACCTTGCAGATATGCTAGAAGATAGAACCAAATCACTGGCAGCTGTTCAAGCCAAAGAGCTTGCCAAAGAGCGTGAAAAATTAAGAGACCTCCAGCTTTCTCTACAAG AGGAGCGGAAGCGGAGTGAATCTTTCAAGGAGGAACTCGAGTCGCTGAGGTTAGACAAGAACAAA ACCTCCTTGGAGACTAGCAAAGTGCGTACTGAACTGGATGCAAAATTACTTGAAATCAAACAATTACAGATGAAGTTGAATGGTCACGAGAGCCACGATGTCGGAACTGCCAGGGAACGTCTAAAAGAAGCTAACAAAGCTCTGGAGAAGGAAAACAACGAGCTTAAG TTGAAACGAAGTGAGCTAGAAGCTGCTTTGGAAGAAAGCAGGAGGCCAACCAGTAGCAGAGTCTTCCCAGACGCAACAGAGTCTCTGAATAGACATCCCATTAATTTGGAAAAG GAGAAGCAAGAAAGCTTTCCTCGAAAAGAAGAACTGGAGAAGTCTTTGAAGAGGTTGGAAACAGATCTGAAGGAAACAAAACGAGAAAGGGATAAGGCACGGCAAGAACTAAACCGGCTCAAACAACACTTGCTAGAAAAG GAAACCGAAGAGTCTGAGAAAATGGATGAAGATAGCCAATTGATTGAAGAACTTCGCCAGACTAATGAATATCAAAGGTCTCAGATATCGCAGTTGGAGAGAACACTTAAGCAGGCAATGGCAAATCAAGAGGATAACAGGCTGAGCAATGACAATCAAAACCGAAAGTTAAAGGAAACGATTGATGACTTAAATTTAAAGCTTACAAACTGTTTGAGAACGATTGAGTCCAAAAATGTTGAACTTTTAAATCTTCAAACTGCTCTTGGCCAATATTATGCTGAAATCGAAGCTAAG GAGCATTTTGAACGGGAGCTTATGGTGGCTAAAGACGAGATGATGAAGCTTAATGCTCGTTTAAGA GATGCTGATGAGCGGTTAGAGTCATCGAATAAAGAAAAggaagacctcacagccaaactGGTCCAAGCCGAAAAGGTTGCAGCTGACTGGAAAAACAGAGTAAGCAAGGTTGAAGAAGACAACGCAAAAGTACGACGTGTTCTTGAGCAGAGCATGACGAGGCTAAATAGAATGTCAGTGGAGTCGGATAATCTCGTTGATAG GCGTATCGTTATCAAATTACTGGTTACGTACTTCCAGAAGAATCATAGCAAAGAG GTATTGGACCTAATGGTCAGGATGTTGGGATTCTCAGAGGAAGATAAAGAGCGGATTGGAGTGGCACAACAAGGAGGAGGCGGTAAAGGTGTTGTTAGAGGCGTACTGGGCCTTCCCGGTCGCTTTGTTGGCGGAATATTGGGTGGGAAGTCTGCAGGTTCACATGCTAATGCGGCGGCTTCTGATAACCAG TCTTTTGCGGATTTATGGGTGGATTTCTTACTCAAAGACGCAGAAGAGCgagaaagaagagaagcagAAGAGGCAGCAGCAGCAACCAAAGCCAAACAAGATTCGGAGAAGACAAGACAAGACGCATCTTTGTCGTCTGAATCAGAATTCTCGACGGTGCCTCTCAGATCACCAGAGAGTAATCAACGGCTCTCGAGACTACTTCCGTAA